The genomic interval CGATTATATTccctaataaaataaacaatataaatcactattatttattttccaaacaattttaataaataatatattacaaCTATTAATAcagattatttttcatttattcaggtacatttttctattaatttatttcaattCAAACATGAATCTAGAATGTGCTTAATAGATGTCTCCTCCatcaaaaataataatcttTAGATTGTAGTAAACAAAATcaaacaatattattattatgggaAAGACTATTGTGGAAGAGGGAAGCAAAATGATCCATTTGATGCTTCTTCAAAACTAAACCAACCTCAATGCCATCACTTCCATCTCCACATTCCGCCATTGAAATGGCACCATTCTCTATAGAAACCACAACAAATTTTTCAGGACGACCCCATCCAAAATCTGTATTGTAAAAGCCCAAACTCGGCGACCCAGCTACTCCAACATGGCAAGAATTGTCAGACACCGTCGTTAGAAAAGTCACTAGGCATTTCTCTATTTCGCAATATAAATCCTTTTCTTTTCCCACACTTTTCACTAAATCACTTACTATCATCACAATAGCACTGAATGAGTCCACCCCCTCCTTCTCCTTACAGATCACGTACTCCCTCATGTCgtcgatattgatcttggataccAGACAATTGCCCAAGTAATTTTCTGGCACCGGAGGTGTCAAACGATTCCGGTAATTGGCggcaaataatataaaaacttTACTTTTAGTTTTATCTTCATTTGTTGCTTTGAGAAAACAATCGAAAATGTAAGCGTAAGTAAGAACAAAAGAAGATAAATGAAGGTTATTTGGATTTGAATTTGGCACCTTTCGACGGAGTTTATCTATATCTGATCGACTTAGTTCGAAAATGGCTCTATATAATTCATCAAGATCAGAGCTTTGAAACGATTCAAATTCAAACAGTTTTGGGTTGTTTCTACAATCTGAGGAAGTTGATCCAGGATTTCTTGTCCTATAATTCAAGACCTTCATTTCAAACCCAGATTGGTCTTTTATAACAGTCCGATCATAAGACGGTGTAAGCTTCTCCGGTAACAATGGCGGATTATTCTCTTTAGTTAAGTAAGCCCACGATTTCATAAACATAGCGGCGGATTTCCCATCTACAAGACCATGATGGGTAGTGAGGCCAATACAAAATCCCTTATTAGGGAAAACAGTGATTTGAAGAGCCATTATCGAAACCCCTGTTTCCGAAACATGTAACGGAGAAACCAAAGGTCGAACCTTTGAGGCATGGAAGGGTTTGTTTCCAGAAAGGGTGTCAAAGTCAGCATTGGATTCGGCGATTGTGAGTGAAACGACGTCGCCCGGTGTGTAGAGAGCTACTGGTTTGGGGGAATGTTGAGGCCATGTTAGTTTCCGGCTAGAGGTAGAAAGTGTTGGAGTGTGAGAGAGAGTGAGTGTTTGAGTTTTGGGAGAAGAGAGTTTATGAAAAATGTAGTGTCTTTGGGAAGAGAATAGAAGAATAGATATTGGACTGGTGGGAATTTGAACCAGTAGGTGTCGAAGCTTGTTAATGGGAGAGTGAagttggtggtggtggtggtgacaCTATATGGAGCCACATGAGTTTCCTCGAGTATTTTCAGTGAGGCCATGGCCATGGTTGAGTTGAGTAGTGAGTAGTATATACAAACAActtataatatctttatatattaaaagtgtctatctaacggcaattcttggtttaacagaatatactttacaagaatattctgttaaatttaacccaAAAACAATCGTCCACCATTTTTTGAATCGTGACTGTCAAATCTACATATTCTCTCtctgaaaactctctctctgAAAACTCTTTTGTTTCTCTTAAAATTCTCACAATCCAAAATCCCAGACATCGGTCTGGCTTTGATCCGGGGATTAAATTGAATCGTCGATCCTTTTCTACAGTTCCTCAGGAAAAGCCTTCGCCTCTTTCTCTTTTTGCGTTTGGATTTTGGTGTGATTGAATAGTGGTTTGTGTTTGACAACCGGGAAAACAGGTGAAGCGGGATTCTGTAAAAACGACGGCGGCGACGACGGATCTGTTGGTGGAGAGTCGGAGTAGCTCTGACTGTCTGGTAGGCCTGGAGTGTTTGCCTCTGATTGTTGTAATTGTATTTAGGTTGACGCGTTTGAGCActgcaaaattatttatttataatcaatTTGCGTGTTCTTTTCTTCATTgtgatttatttgattttaaaattatttgacaaAATTTTACTTCTTGGGATTGGGATATCATCAGATGATTATCTCCCTTGAAATGTTAGCTTTGTCATGAATACTTGGTCTATTTTGACCCACCTTTTGACAAGTTTCAATTACGatcaaattatattaatattatttcgaCTTGTAGATAGAAAAACGGCTTCACCtaccttaatttttttagtattcttTAATTAAGTGTGTAGGTCCACTAATCTTGTTTAGGGTTCCTACTGATCTTTACCTTGCAATTGTTAGCTCTTTTTGCATCTTAAAGATTGTGGAGTTCTGCTAAAATTCTGTAgaaaacaaatatattttattttagtgaaaAACCATGATGTtgttatattgatttattatatTAGTTGGACTTTAATTAGATGAAATTCATTGTTTCAGTTTCTATTTTCGCTCTTTGAAACTCAATTTGGTATGGACATGAAAATTTGACTTTTGTTTGATATCATCtaattatttttgtaagtttttatggTTCCTAGATTTCTTTGTAGCCATGAGAAACATTTGTCTTACTAGCAAGTTCAAATTCTGTGCAGGGAAAACTATGGCACCCCCCTCTCAACACCTACTCGAATAGGCCTTGCTGGTTTGGCTGTCATGGGCCAGAATTTGGCACTCAACATTGCAGAAAAAGGATTTCCAATTTCTGTTTATAACAGAACTACCTCCAAAGTTGATGAGACTGTTGAAAGAGCAAAACTAGAAGGTGACCTTCCTGTGTACGGGTTCCATGACCCCGAATCTTTCGTTAACTCAATTCAAAAGCCACGAGTCATTATCATGCTTGTCAAGGCTGGGGCACCTGTTGACCAGACTATAAAGACCCTCTCTGCTTATGCATATTTTGTAACAGTGAAGCATTCGCATTTTCATCTTTCAAGTTTTTAAGGAAATAGcatcacaaaataattaaattttaatggcAGGGTATCATTTGCAGATTCACAACAAGATTATGATTCATCTGTACTGTTGAACGACCATTTTGATAGCCCACTTGGTTCTCCAGGCACCAGTGATGTGTTGGTGGGTACACAAaacaaaagttttttttttaattgttactCTTTTTGGCCTGATGGTAACAATTGCTTCATCTTTTTTTGTGCAGCATCAATACGGGAATTGTTGAAACTTATTACGGACTCTGGTTGAGTACCTCCTCAGCctattatatttctttttaatggtGCTGAGGAACTTTTTATGCTGGTAAGATGTTTTATTGGATCAATTCCACAACTGGAACTATGACTCACCCTTATAAGTTGTAACTTTATGCTCATTGTACATATCATAATGTCTGATGGTAATTATGATGATTTCTCACATGGTTTTATGATGACTCATAAGTGGCGTGAGACCATTGACGCTTTTATAAATGTGGAAGCATTTGGGATAGGCGGACCAGGTAGAACACCATCAAATCAATAccattctcaataattgtaaaATATAAAAGTGTGCACATAGTTCGTTCCTACTACATGTGCATAATTAATTCATTGGCTGTCCTATATTTCTCTTCTTTAAATTGAGTGTTTGTAATAAGAATACAGAAACCACTTTCCATTTCTAATGCAATGTCAATCATATTGATATTGGATTTGGACAGGTTAAACCTGGTTTCTCTTCATACTTTATTTGTATCAATTGTTTCATTCTGCATATGATTAATAATTTGGATAATGTTAGGGAAAGTGGAATGAAATAGTGaaacaactgatttttcttagaaaGGTCAACAACTTTTAGATGctgcatcatttttttttacttttattactaaaattgcAGATTTAGTTTGTCAATCTGGGATGACTGCTTCTCCTGTCAACTTAAAaggtattttatttc from Cannabis sativa cultivar Pink pepper isolate KNU-18-1 chromosome 4, ASM2916894v1, whole genome shotgun sequence carries:
- the LOC133036609 gene encoding 6-phosphogluconate dehydrogenase, decarboxylating 1-like, whose protein sequence is MGQNLALNIAEKGFPISVYNRTTSKVDETVERAKLEDSQQDYDSSVLLNDHFDSPLGSPGTSDVLVASIRELLKLITDSG